From a single Thamnophis elegans isolate rThaEle1 unplaced genomic scaffold, rThaEle1.pri scaffold_59_arrow_ctg1, whole genome shotgun sequence genomic region:
- the LOC116523584 gene encoding rano class II histocompatibility antigen, A beta chain-like, which yields MEASASFSSVFGGACGEASMAFAGLPLMLLVGALARIPGSEGGKETPAHFLHQVKGECCFLNGTQRVRLLVRWFYDRQEFARFDSDLGKYVAVTEFGKADADKWNSDKQGLEIAKAEVDSVCRYNYGVYSYKTSKEERLIGRRAKPTVTISPTKMEPDSPNIILLCIATGFYPVEIEIQWLKNGQPEKEGVAYGEELQNGDWTYQLMVMLETQPQRGDVYTCKVEHASLEAPITVQWEPRTSSSAKSKLWTGIMGAVIGVAFFSVGLFSYLRAKKAIPIQPPAALMN from the exons ATGGAAGCATCGGCGTCTTTCTCCTCTGTCTTTGGGGGCGCTTGTGGGGAGGCATCCATGGCTTTTGCTGGGCTCCCCCTGATGCTGCTGGTGGGGGCGCTGGCCCGGATCCCCGGAAGCGAAGGCGGGAAGGAGACCCCCG cccattTCCTGCACCAGGTGAAGGGCGAGTGCTGCTTCCTCAACGGGACGCAGCGGGTGAGGCTCCTGGTCAGATGGTTCTACGACCGGCAGGAGTTCGCCCGCTTCGACAGCGACCTCGGGAAGTACGTGGCCGTCACGGAGTTTGGGAAGGCGGATGCGGACAAGTGGAACAGCGATAAGCAGGGCCTGGAGATCGCGAAGGCCGAAGTGGATTCCGTCTGCCGGTACAACTACGGGGTGTACAGCTACAAGACGTCCAAGGAGGAGCGCCTGATTGGCCGGAGAG cCAAGCCCACCGTCACCATCTCCCCCACCAAGATGGAACCCGATTCCCCCAACATCATCCTCCTCTGCATTGCGACGGGCTTTTACCCCGTGGAGATCGAGATCCAGTGGCTGAAGAACGGACAACCGGAGAAGGAGGGCGTGGCCTATGGGGAGGAGCTCCAAAATGGAGACTGGACCTACCAGCTCATGGTGATGCTGGAGACCCAGCCCCAGCGGGGGGATGTCTACACTTGCAAGGTGGAGCACGCCAGCCTGGAGGCCCCCATCACTGTCCAATGGG aGCCCCGTACCTCCAGCTCTGCCAAGAGCAAACTCTGGACGGGGATAATGGGAGCTGTGATAGGAGTGGCCTTCTTTTCGGTGGGGCTCTTCTCTTACCTGAGGGCCAAGAAAG cAATTCCCATCCAACCTCCTGCAG CACTCATGAATTAA